Proteins co-encoded in one Actinomadura luteofluorescens genomic window:
- the trxA gene encoding thioredoxin has product MKAVTDADFASEVLESDKPVLVDFWAEWCGPCRMVAPILEEISKEHGGKLQIVKLNIDENPQVPQRYGVMQIPTMNVYKGGEVVKQIMGAKPKAALLRDLAEFI; this is encoded by the coding sequence ATGAAAGCCGTGACCGACGCCGACTTCGCGTCCGAGGTCCTGGAGAGCGACAAGCCCGTTCTCGTCGACTTCTGGGCGGAATGGTGCGGCCCCTGCCGGATGGTGGCGCCGATCCTGGAGGAGATCTCCAAGGAGCACGGCGGCAAGCTCCAGATCGTCAAGCTGAACATCGACGAGAACCCGCAGGTCCCGCAGCGGTACGGCGTCATGCAGATCCCGACGATGAACGTCTACAAGGGCGGAGAGGTCGTCAAGCAGATCATGGGCGCCAAGCCGAAGGCCGCCCTGCTGAGGGATCTCGCCGAGTTCATCTGA
- a CDS encoding DUF6049 family protein, with protein MKAVGRALALAALLPCLAMAASPALASPAGARARTPAQAPAGAPAAAQARAQVALALTKVTPKTLTAKSRIEISGAARNRTGHALPGLTLRLRYSAQPLTSRSQVDQLASGQQTALPNVAPQQQSLAQATRPGVTQGWSFRTTAQQLGLRAPAATPGVYPMRVEVLNSAQQVVGGMTTFLTLMPKQRSFKPVAVGWVLPLIDRMHRANDRTFIDDDLTKELSPGGRLHRLVEAAATTSTPVTWAVDPALLDDVQQMASGDYYVKPPGARKGVRKEKSKVAATWLASLKTATKGDPYFVLPYGDPDVTALVRRKTTRDIGVAFDARNTGFVSQIFGRQPDAHVAWPASGVGGPGTLEQLARYALKGGGSFLMSSSQFENPATGAQPNATTALQTHLGAKKALLYDQTVTQILDEGSRSASRALMSEQRFLAETAMIAAEAPSVQRTVVVAPDRLWSPSGGLAKNLLTYTKAASWMRETPLRSIESAQPQDRAFHGYSDDYEKYELGDVHLDQTRAIAKRAATFQAVMTGPAKISYERAVLRLESVGWRTSPSRAKRAREELDDELKDDMNRVRVVLPKNRRVLMGGSSGKLPVLVENRLSGQSVKVRLVVTSENSAKLKLGGLEPDDAVIELGPGERAQRWIPAQAAGNGNFGVRLDLQIPGTSGRTYGDGETITVTTTGYGRLALLITGGGLAVLFVGVGVRAIRARRRRKAEAAGDGSTGMGSAGTGEPGGGLPGPGFPGPGIPSAEYSGAPGTGLPGTGIPAGPAAPGSPASVAPAPGPAPAGTRPEDPAAVPGPGADGPAAGRGEPRRRDGG; from the coding sequence GTGAAAGCGGTCGGACGCGCGTTGGCGCTGGCCGCGCTGCTGCCCTGTCTCGCGATGGCGGCCTCCCCGGCCTTGGCGTCCCCCGCCGGGGCCCGGGCGCGGACCCCCGCGCAGGCTCCTGCCGGCGCCCCTGCGGCGGCCCAGGCGCGGGCACAGGTGGCGCTCGCGCTCACCAAGGTCACGCCGAAGACCCTCACCGCGAAGTCCAGGATCGAGATCTCCGGGGCGGCGCGGAACCGCACCGGCCACGCGCTCCCCGGCCTCACCCTGCGGCTGCGCTACAGCGCCCAGCCCTTGACCAGCCGGAGCCAGGTCGACCAGCTCGCGTCCGGGCAGCAGACCGCGCTGCCCAACGTCGCCCCGCAGCAGCAGTCGCTCGCGCAGGCGACCAGGCCGGGCGTGACCCAGGGCTGGAGCTTCCGGACCACCGCCCAGCAACTGGGCCTGCGCGCCCCCGCCGCCACCCCCGGCGTGTACCCGATGCGCGTCGAGGTGCTGAACTCCGCGCAGCAGGTCGTCGGCGGCATGACGACCTTCCTGACCCTGATGCCGAAGCAGCGGAGCTTCAAGCCGGTGGCGGTCGGCTGGGTCCTGCCGCTGATCGACCGGATGCACCGGGCCAACGACCGCACGTTCATCGACGACGACCTCACCAAGGAGCTGTCGCCCGGCGGGCGCCTCCACCGGCTCGTGGAGGCCGCCGCCACCACGAGCACGCCCGTCACGTGGGCGGTCGACCCGGCGCTGCTGGACGACGTGCAGCAGATGGCCTCGGGCGACTACTACGTCAAGCCGCCCGGAGCCCGCAAGGGCGTCCGGAAGGAGAAGAGCAAGGTCGCTGCGACGTGGCTGGCGTCGCTCAAGACCGCCACGAAGGGCGACCCCTACTTCGTCCTCCCCTATGGCGACCCCGACGTCACGGCCCTGGTCCGGCGCAAGACGACCCGCGACATCGGCGTCGCCTTCGACGCGCGCAACACCGGCTTCGTGTCGCAGATCTTCGGCCGCCAGCCCGACGCGCACGTCGCCTGGCCGGCGTCCGGCGTCGGCGGGCCCGGCACGCTCGAACAGCTCGCCAGGTACGCCCTGAAGGGCGGCGGTTCGTTCCTGATGAGCAGCTCGCAGTTCGAGAACCCCGCGACGGGCGCGCAGCCGAACGCGACCACCGCGCTCCAGACGCACCTGGGCGCCAAGAAGGCCCTCCTCTACGACCAGACGGTCACCCAGATACTCGACGAGGGGTCGCGGTCCGCCTCCCGGGCGCTGATGAGCGAGCAGCGCTTCCTCGCCGAGACCGCGATGATCGCGGCGGAGGCGCCGAGCGTCCAGCGCACCGTCGTCGTCGCGCCCGACCGGCTGTGGAGCCCCTCCGGGGGGCTCGCCAAGAACCTGCTCACCTACACCAAGGCCGCGTCCTGGATGCGCGAGACGCCGCTGCGCTCGATCGAGTCGGCCCAGCCGCAGGACCGCGCCTTCCACGGCTACTCCGACGACTACGAGAAGTACGAGCTGGGCGACGTCCACCTGGACCAGACCCGGGCCATCGCGAAGCGCGCGGCGACGTTCCAGGCCGTGATGACGGGCCCGGCGAAGATCTCCTACGAGCGCGCCGTGCTGCGGCTGGAGTCGGTCGGCTGGCGGACGTCGCCGAGCCGCGCCAAGCGGGCCCGCGAGGAGCTCGATGACGAGCTCAAGGACGACATGAACCGGGTCCGCGTCGTTCTCCCGAAGAACAGGCGCGTGCTGATGGGGGGCAGCTCCGGCAAGCTTCCCGTCCTGGTCGAGAACAGGCTGAGCGGCCAGTCGGTGAAGGTCCGGCTCGTGGTGACCTCGGAGAACTCCGCCAAGCTCAAGCTCGGAGGGCTGGAGCCCGACGACGCGGTGATCGAGCTCGGCCCCGGGGAGCGGGCCCAGCGGTGGATCCCGGCGCAGGCGGCCGGTAACGGCAACTTCGGCGTCCGCCTCGATCTGCAGATTCCCGGTACGAGCGGCCGGACGTACGGTGACGGCGAGACCATCACGGTCACCACGACCGGGTACGGGCGTCTCGCCCTGCTCATCACGGGCGGCGGACTTGCCGTACTCTTCGTGGGCGTCGGAGTGCGGGCCATCAGAGCGAGGCGCCGCCGGAAAGCGGAGGCAGCCGGTGACGGGTCGACCGGAATGGGATCGGCAGGGACAGGGGAACCAGGGGGCGGGCTCCCCGGGCCCGGGTTCCCAGGGCCCGGCATACCCTCCGCCGAATACTCCGGGGCGCCCGGGACAGGGCTACCCGGCACAGGGATACCCGCCGGGCCCGCCGCCCCAGGCTCCCCCGCCTCAGTGGCCCCCGCCCCAGGGCCCGCGCCCGCAGGCACCCGGCCCGAGGACCCCGCCGCAGTACCCGGCCCCGGCGCCGACGGGCCGGCCGCCGGGCGCGGCGAACCTCGCCGCCGAGACGGTGGTTGA
- a CDS encoding anti-sigma factor family protein, which produces MNPAHLDYDVLADLAEGLLEDDEAASVNAHLETCADCRDLSADLADVSRILAEAPVPSMPAELAERIDTAIAAESMHTATVASLEQRRGRRHWRILSAAAATVVVLGGGATVSKIAMDGASSSDSAARHPAPHRSLTDPGSGSGVPKAAPGEPAPAFKVARSGTDYRSGTLGDQVGGVVTGGQEMRAEGAAPDARLRGCVAGVAGEQSLLLVDQAKYEGQPAIIIAVNGDQPGKRNIWVVGPDCSPQAHHLLKQLKNA; this is translated from the coding sequence GTGAACCCCGCGCACCTTGACTACGACGTCTTGGCCGACCTGGCCGAGGGACTTCTCGAAGACGACGAAGCCGCCTCCGTCAACGCACACCTCGAAACCTGCGCCGATTGCCGTGACCTGTCCGCCGACCTCGCGGACGTCTCCCGGATCCTGGCGGAGGCCCCGGTGCCGTCCATGCCCGCCGAACTGGCCGAGCGCATCGACACCGCCATCGCGGCGGAATCGATGCACACCGCCACCGTGGCGAGCCTGGAGCAACGGCGCGGAAGGCGGCATTGGCGGATACTGTCGGCGGCCGCGGCGACGGTGGTCGTGCTCGGCGGCGGAGCGACGGTCAGCAAGATCGCGATGGACGGCGCGAGCAGCAGCGACAGCGCGGCGCGGCATCCGGCCCCGCACCGCTCACTGACCGATCCCGGTTCGGGCTCGGGGGTGCCGAAGGCGGCCCCCGGAGAACCGGCCCCCGCGTTCAAGGTCGCCCGGAGCGGCACCGACTACCGGTCGGGCACGCTGGGCGACCAGGTCGGCGGCGTCGTGACGGGCGGGCAGGAGATGCGCGCCGAGGGCGCCGCACCCGACGCCCGGCTCCGCGGCTGCGTCGCCGGCGTCGCGGGCGAGCAGTCGCTCCTGCTCGTCGACCAGGCGAAATACGAGGGACAGCCCGCGATCATCATCGCGGTGAACGGCGACCAGCCCGGCAAGCGCAACATCTGGGTCGTCGGACCTGACTGCTCCCCTCAGGCCCACCACCTGCTGAAGCAGCTGAAGAACGCCTGA
- the trxB gene encoding thioredoxin-disulfide reductase — protein MSDVRNVIIIGSGPAGYTAAVYAARGDLKPLVFEGSVTAGGALMNTTDVENFPGFPDGIMGPDLMDNLRKQAERFGAELITDDVTEVDLTADPKVVKVGDETYLAKTVIVATGSGYRELGLPDEKRLSGRGVSWCATCDGFFFREQDIAVVGGGDTAMEEAIFLTKFARSVTVVHRRDELRASKIMQDRAFANEKIKFLWDSEVAAIHGDDRVTGVTVRNTRTGEESALEITGLFIAIGHDPRSDLFAGQLETDTDGYLLVDAPTTRTKIPGVFACGDVVDHIYRQAITAAGSGCSAAIDAERWLQDRDAAETVPQA, from the coding sequence GTGAGCGACGTCCGTAACGTCATCATCATCGGCTCCGGCCCCGCGGGTTACACGGCCGCCGTCTACGCGGCCCGCGGCGACCTGAAGCCCCTGGTGTTCGAGGGTTCGGTGACGGCCGGCGGTGCGCTGATGAACACCACCGACGTGGAGAACTTCCCCGGCTTCCCCGACGGGATCATGGGCCCCGACCTGATGGACAACCTGCGCAAGCAGGCCGAGCGCTTCGGCGCCGAGCTCATCACCGACGACGTCACCGAGGTCGACCTGACCGCCGACCCGAAGGTCGTCAAGGTCGGCGACGAGACCTACCTCGCCAAGACCGTGATCGTCGCGACCGGCTCCGGGTACCGCGAGCTGGGCCTGCCGGACGAGAAGCGGCTGTCCGGCCGCGGCGTCTCCTGGTGCGCCACCTGCGACGGCTTCTTCTTCCGCGAGCAGGACATCGCGGTCGTCGGCGGCGGCGACACCGCGATGGAGGAAGCGATCTTCCTGACCAAGTTCGCCCGCTCGGTGACCGTGGTCCACCGGCGCGACGAGCTGCGCGCGTCCAAGATCATGCAGGACCGGGCGTTCGCCAACGAGAAGATCAAGTTCCTGTGGGACAGCGAGGTCGCCGCGATCCACGGCGACGACCGGGTGACCGGCGTGACCGTCCGCAACACCAGGACCGGCGAGGAGTCCGCCCTGGAGATCACCGGACTGTTCATCGCGATCGGCCACGACCCGCGCAGCGACCTGTTCGCCGGCCAGCTGGAGACCGACACCGACGGCTACCTGCTGGTCGACGCCCCCACCACGCGGACGAAGATCCCCGGCGTGTTCGCCTGCGGCGACGTGGTCGACCACATCTACCGGCAGGCCATCACCGCCGCGGGCAGCGGCTGCTCGGCCGCCATCGACGCCGAGCGCTGGCTGCAGGACCGCGACGCCGCCGAGACCGTCCCGCAGGCCTGA
- a CDS encoding protein kinase family protein has protein sequence MSTSVIEPGTRLAGRYRLEERISDSGGSSLWKAIDEILARAVAVRTFDPEFPRIAEAVTSARSASRLNDPRLTQVFDADDSGESAYIVSEWVAGEPLEGMLAKAPLEPGRAATLLYEASEAISAAHAAGLSHLCLTPRDLVWTTGGTVKILGVATDAVLCDRESDDAAAEDVRGLGRMLYAALTAHWPGDEEGSALPAAPASDGVPHAPRQVQAGISHAIDAIVCRCLGIGSGEPLASPADLAKALRGVPRTPLPLFAGLGNAPPANPRQTPPRRPAPPPQAATQQQHRRPAPEPAAASHVPPPRTRAQQHAAPPPPPSTSTRTTPAHSHGGPKRPANRALIGVAAAALTVIVGLGAWALSGPGGDDKPKGGGATDNAQTSAPPKPTVAKLTPQGIFQAERPAGPGHGDGTIGKNLPSVIDGRPSGDWETQSYYDADFGRLSKGLGVLLDMGKPVKVANVKIYAPVSGGVLQVRVGDSKSPTDLKRVGEQTPNGGEVTVAANPQVSGRYVLVWFTKLPGGPFKGRLGEVAVYGAAG, from the coding sequence GTGAGCACGTCAGTCATCGAGCCCGGCACCCGTCTCGCCGGCCGCTACCGGCTCGAGGAGCGCATCAGCGACTCGGGCGGCTCGTCGCTCTGGAAGGCCATCGACGAGATCCTCGCGCGGGCGGTCGCCGTCCGCACCTTCGACCCCGAGTTCCCCCGGATCGCCGAGGCGGTCACGTCGGCGCGGTCCGCCAGCCGGCTGAACGACCCCCGGCTGACCCAGGTGTTCGACGCCGACGACTCGGGGGAGAGCGCCTACATCGTCAGCGAATGGGTCGCCGGCGAGCCCCTGGAGGGCATGCTCGCCAAGGCCCCGCTGGAGCCGGGCCGCGCCGCGACGCTGCTGTACGAGGCGTCCGAGGCGATCTCCGCCGCGCACGCCGCCGGGCTCTCGCATCTCTGCCTCACCCCCCGCGACCTGGTCTGGACGACCGGCGGCACCGTCAAGATCCTCGGTGTCGCCACCGACGCCGTCCTGTGCGACCGCGAGTCCGACGACGCCGCCGCCGAGGACGTCCGCGGCCTCGGCCGGATGCTGTACGCGGCGCTCACCGCCCACTGGCCCGGCGACGAGGAGGGCTCCGCCCTGCCCGCCGCACCGGCGTCCGACGGCGTCCCGCACGCGCCCCGCCAGGTCCAGGCCGGCATCTCGCATGCGATCGACGCGATCGTCTGCCGCTGCCTCGGCATCGGCTCGGGCGAACCGCTCGCGTCCCCGGCCGACCTGGCCAAGGCGTTGCGCGGCGTCCCGCGCACCCCGCTGCCGCTGTTCGCCGGGCTCGGCAACGCCCCGCCGGCGAACCCGCGCCAGACGCCGCCGAGGCGCCCCGCGCCGCCGCCGCAAGCGGCGACGCAGCAGCAGCACCGCCGGCCCGCGCCCGAACCCGCCGCGGCCTCGCACGTCCCGCCGCCGCGTACCCGGGCCCAGCAGCACGCCGCCCCGCCCCCGCCGCCGTCCACCTCCACCCGGACGACACCCGCGCACAGCCACGGCGGCCCCAAGCGTCCGGCCAACCGCGCCCTGATCGGCGTCGCCGCGGCCGCGCTGACCGTCATCGTGGGGCTCGGCGCCTGGGCGCTGTCCGGCCCCGGCGGCGACGACAAGCCCAAGGGCGGCGGCGCCACCGACAACGCGCAGACGAGCGCGCCGCCCAAACCGACGGTCGCCAAGCTCACCCCGCAGGGCATCTTCCAGGCCGAACGCCCCGCCGGCCCGGGCCACGGCGACGGCACGATCGGCAAGAACCTGCCGTCCGTCATCGACGGCAGGCCCAGCGGCGACTGGGAGACCCAGAGCTACTACGACGCCGACTTCGGCCGGTTGTCGAAGGGCCTCGGCGTCCTGCTCGACATGGGCAAGCCCGTCAAGGTCGCCAACGTGAAGATCTACGCCCCGGTGAGCGGCGGGGTGCTGCAGGTCCGCGTCGGCGACTCGAAGTCCCCGACCGACCTGAAGCGCGTCGGGGAGCAGACCCCGAACGGCGGCGAGGTCACCGTCGCCGCGAATCCGCAGGTCAGCGGCCGGTACGTGCTCGTCTGGTTCACCAAACTGCCCGGTGGGCCCTTCAAGGGGCGGCTCGGCGAGGTCGCCGTCTACGGGGCGGCCGGCTGA
- a CDS encoding dienelactone hydrolase family protein: MARILLLHSMYGLRPAVHQAADRLRAAGHEVHTPDLYDGRVVDEAEAGLEIKDEIGRDELLRRAVVAAAPLTGEGGLVYAGFSLGGSIAQNLAFADDKAGGLLLMHGTSDIAEDASTDIPVQLHVADPDTWEPVDWLNAWYLQMRKAGADVEVFRYRGAGHLFTDPDLPDYDAEAAERAWATALDFLASL; this comes from the coding sequence ATGGCACGCATTCTCCTCCTCCACTCGATGTACGGGCTGCGGCCCGCGGTGCACCAGGCGGCCGACCGGCTCCGCGCCGCCGGGCACGAGGTGCACACCCCCGACCTCTACGACGGGCGCGTCGTCGACGAGGCCGAGGCCGGACTCGAGATCAAGGACGAGATCGGGCGGGACGAGCTGCTGCGCCGCGCCGTCGTGGCGGCCGCGCCGCTGACCGGGGAGGGCGGGCTCGTCTACGCGGGTTTCTCGCTCGGCGGCTCCATCGCCCAGAACCTCGCGTTCGCCGACGACAAGGCGGGCGGGCTGCTGCTGATGCACGGCACGTCCGACATCGCGGAGGACGCGTCCACCGACATCCCGGTGCAGCTGCACGTCGCCGACCCCGACACCTGGGAGCCCGTCGACTGGCTCAACGCCTGGTATCTGCAGATGCGCAAGGCGGGCGCCGACGTGGAGGTGTTCCGCTACCGCGGCGCGGGCCACCTGTTCACCGACCCCGACCTCCCCGACTACGACGCCGAAGCCGCCGAGCGCGCCTGGGCGACGGCCCTCGACTTCCTCGCCTCCCTGTAA
- the murJ gene encoding murein biosynthesis integral membrane protein MurJ, with protein sequence MDTPPPQEGKGSSGILKSGAIMAIGTLASRVTGFLRTAVIVAALGTGLVANAYNTANTIPNQIYDLLLGGILTSVIVPLLVRAKQRDRVAGEQYEQRVFTLAVIGLGVLTVVAVLLAPLFIDVLAGSYTGDQRAVAVLFARFFLPQLFFYGVGAFAGAVLNSRGSFGAPMWAPVLNNIVVIAVGGAFLAITTGKVDPSTISDQQLMLLSVGTTGGIVLQTVALWPSLRRVGFRWRPRLDFRRGELGEVGRMAGWTLLYVVATQVALAVVTALTNRAGKTAFDQGLGEGYGYTPYFNAYQLFQLPYAIVGVSVITALLPRMSRFAAEGKTADVRAAFSSGLRLSSVIIMPAAALMLVLGPEITTVLFAHGNATADDALVIARVMQMFAIALVPFSVYQLMLRVFYAHGDTRTPALVGLVVTTCNIMMAFTAYNVLDVKWIVVGIAGGFAITNLVGTITCWLVLRRKLGGIDGRRIVGGHLKLLVAIWPLIGFAYAAHTVADALGGTDTMLPALATLVAGSVGGGLLYVLFAKLMRVEEIQTTIATFARRLPGRAK encoded by the coding sequence GTGGACACGCCCCCGCCCCAGGAGGGCAAGGGCTCGTCCGGGATCCTGAAGTCCGGCGCGATCATGGCGATCGGCACCCTCGCGTCCCGCGTCACCGGGTTCCTGCGCACCGCGGTCATCGTCGCCGCGCTCGGCACCGGGCTGGTCGCCAACGCCTACAACACCGCCAACACCATCCCCAACCAGATCTACGACCTGCTGCTCGGCGGCATCCTCACCAGCGTCATCGTCCCGCTGCTGGTGCGGGCCAAGCAGCGCGACCGGGTCGCGGGGGAGCAGTACGAGCAGCGCGTGTTCACCCTCGCGGTGATCGGGCTCGGCGTCCTCACCGTCGTGGCGGTGCTGCTCGCGCCGCTGTTCATCGACGTCCTCGCGGGCAGCTACACAGGCGACCAGCGTGCCGTCGCCGTCCTGTTCGCGCGGTTCTTCCTGCCGCAGCTGTTCTTCTACGGCGTCGGCGCGTTCGCCGGGGCCGTCCTCAACTCGCGCGGCAGCTTCGGCGCGCCGATGTGGGCGCCCGTCCTGAACAACATCGTCGTGATCGCGGTCGGCGGCGCGTTCCTCGCGATCACCACCGGGAAGGTCGACCCGTCCACCATCTCCGACCAGCAGCTCATGCTGCTGTCCGTCGGCACGACCGGCGGCATCGTCCTGCAGACGGTGGCGCTGTGGCCGTCGCTGCGGCGCGTCGGGTTCCGGTGGCGGCCCCGGCTCGACTTCCGCCGCGGCGAGCTCGGCGAGGTCGGGCGGATGGCCGGCTGGACGCTGCTGTACGTCGTCGCCACCCAGGTCGCCCTCGCCGTCGTCACCGCGCTGACGAACCGGGCGGGGAAGACCGCCTTCGACCAGGGGCTCGGCGAGGGCTACGGGTACACCCCGTACTTCAACGCCTACCAGCTCTTCCAGCTCCCCTACGCGATCGTCGGGGTGTCGGTGATCACCGCGCTGCTGCCGCGGATGAGCCGGTTCGCCGCCGAGGGCAAGACCGCCGACGTGCGCGCCGCCTTCTCCAGCGGGCTGCGGCTCTCCTCGGTGATCATCATGCCGGCGGCGGCGCTGATGCTGGTGCTCGGACCGGAGATCACCACCGTGCTGTTCGCGCATGGCAACGCCACGGCCGACGACGCCCTGGTGATCGCGCGGGTCATGCAGATGTTCGCCATCGCGCTCGTCCCGTTCTCGGTCTACCAGCTGATGCTGCGGGTCTTCTACGCCCACGGCGACACCCGGACGCCCGCCCTGGTCGGCCTGGTCGTCACCACCTGCAACATCATGATGGCGTTCACCGCCTACAACGTCCTCGACGTCAAGTGGATCGTGGTCGGCATCGCGGGCGGGTTCGCGATCACCAACCTGGTCGGGACGATCACTTGCTGGCTGGTGCTGCGCCGCAAGCTCGGCGGCATCGACGGCCGCCGCATCGTCGGCGGCCACCTCAAGCTCCTCGTCGCGATCTGGCCCCTGATCGGGTTCGCCTACGCCGCGCACACCGTCGCGGACGCGCTGGGCGGCACCGACACGATGCTGCCCGCGCTGGCGACCCTGGTGGCCGGGTCCGTCGGCGGCGGTCTGCTGTACGTGCTGTTCGCCAAGCTGATGCGCGTGGAGGAGATCCAGACGACCATCGCCACGTTCGCCCGCCGGCTGCCGGGGCGCGCAAAGTAA
- a CDS encoding aminoacyl-tRNA deacylase, translating to MKDALTIHRALLGWETPHEIVRLPLAMTRADELPRALGLPPERCLVTRVYSCEGAHRGRPFLAGAIVPAGRRPSTEAVRLGVGARGVRPAHADVVNAVTEYAAGLVCPLLLPESMPLLIDRGLVDGLHAHGVVYTATGEASTALGIKASALYSLCRPKPVDLLAPLSAASTPGRDHVTT from the coding sequence ATGAAGGACGCTCTCACCATCCACCGCGCGCTCCTCGGCTGGGAGACGCCACACGAGATCGTGCGGCTGCCCCTGGCGATGACCCGGGCGGACGAACTGCCCAGGGCGCTCGGCCTTCCGCCCGAGCGGTGCCTGGTGACGCGCGTCTACTCCTGCGAGGGCGCCCACCGCGGCCGCCCCTTCCTGGCCGGGGCGATCGTCCCCGCGGGGCGGCGGCCGTCCACCGAGGCGGTGCGGCTCGGCGTGGGCGCCCGCGGCGTCCGGCCCGCCCACGCGGACGTGGTCAACGCCGTCACCGAGTACGCCGCGGGCCTGGTCTGCCCGCTGCTCCTGCCGGAGTCGATGCCCCTGCTGATCGACCGCGGCCTCGTGGACGGGCTCCACGCCCACGGCGTCGTCTACACCGCGACCGGCGAGGCGTCCACGGCGCTCGGGATCAAGGCCAGCGCCCTGTACTCCCTCTGCCGTCCGAAACCCGTCGATCTGCTGGCCCCGCTCAGCGCCGCGTCCACCCCCGGACGGGACCACGTGACGACCTGA
- the sigM gene encoding RNA polymerase sigma factor SigM, with translation MTSVSMSRVGEVPDKELLARHAQGDPHAFAELVHRHRDRMWAVALRTLGDPEEAADALQDACLSAFRAAGRFRGDAAVTTWLHRIVVNACLDRVRRKSVRPATPMGDDATFDAVAPKMPDPTDAHGVSLDVRTALEQLPYEQRAALVLVDMMGYSVDDAAQVMEVPPGTIKSRCARGRARLAPLLIHHRNRRESRNVGGVEGGGMPK, from the coding sequence ATGACGTCGGTGAGCATGAGTCGCGTAGGCGAAGTGCCCGACAAGGAGCTCCTCGCCCGGCACGCCCAGGGGGATCCCCACGCCTTCGCCGAACTCGTGCACCGCCACCGCGACCGCATGTGGGCGGTCGCGCTGCGCACGCTCGGCGACCCGGAGGAGGCGGCGGACGCGCTGCAGGACGCGTGCCTCTCGGCGTTCCGCGCCGCCGGACGGTTCCGCGGCGACGCCGCCGTCACCACGTGGCTGCACCGCATCGTGGTGAACGCCTGCCTCGACCGCGTCCGGCGCAAGTCCGTCCGCCCCGCCACACCGATGGGCGACGACGCGACGTTCGACGCCGTCGCGCCCAAGATGCCCGACCCGACCGACGCGCACGGCGTCTCCCTCGACGTCCGCACCGCCCTGGAGCAGCTGCCGTACGAGCAGCGGGCGGCCCTCGTCCTCGTCGACATGATGGGCTACTCCGTCGACGACGCCGCGCAGGTCATGGAAGTCCCGCCTGGAACGATCAAGAGCCGGTGCGCGCGTGGCCGCGCCCGGCTCGCGCCCCTTCTCATCCACCACCGGAACCGACGGGAGTCCAGGAACGTCGGAGGTGTGGAAGGAGGTGGCATGCCCAAGTGA